Proteins encoded by one window of Mercenaria mercenaria strain notata chromosome 4, MADL_Memer_1, whole genome shotgun sequence:
- the LOC123528607 gene encoding putative deoxyribonuclease TATDN2 translates to MSSWITQGAVIAIGWHPRTSGTEEDWQRFTTLMSSPKVTALGEIGLDRTEHPDTWFTQMLNMERALSTLGPKHVLVLHSRSLNDTQTPDESWFTILQILKNHPKVGRDRLVHCHCFTGTQALTLRWLQEFPNTYFGYTNLVRKFSEKDDPEKLESIRRMEPGRMLLETDAPYFGTGGVRRTTPALLGYAALEVGRIRNEPWKDLLRRCSENAYRLYVQGQSPEL, encoded by the coding sequence ATGAGTTCATGGATCACACAAGGTGCCGTCATAGCTATCGGCTGGCATCCACGGACATCAGGCACTGAGGAGGACTGGCAACGTTTTACCACTCTGATGTCCTCCCCAAAGGTTACTGCTCTTGGAGAGATTGGGCTTGATAGGACCGAACATCCAGACACTTGGTTCACTCAGATGCTTAATATGGAGAGGGCCCTGTCGACACTAGGACCAAAACACGTCTTGGTGCTCCACAGTCGCAGCTTGAATGACACCCAAACGCCGGATGAAAGTTGGTTCACGATTCTTCAAATACTAAAGAATCACCCCAAAGTAGGTAGGGACCGTCTCGTCCACTGTCACTGCTTCACAGGGACGCAAGCCTTGACTCTAAGGTGGCTGCAGGAGTTTCCAAACACCTATTTCGGTTATACCAACCTGGTGAGAAAATTCTCAGAAAAGGATGATCCTGAGAAACTGGAAAGCATCCGTCGTATGGAGCCTGGGAGGATGCTGTTAGAGACAGATGCCCCATACTTTGGCACCGGAGGAGTTAGGCGTACCACCCCTGCACTGCTGGGATATGCAGCATTGGAAGTTGGAAGAATCCGTAATGAGCCATGGAAGGATCTTCTCCGTCGGTGCTCAGAGAATGCGTACCGGCTGTATGTCCAGGGCCAGTCTCCTGAATTATAA